The following are from one region of the Thiocapsa rosea genome:
- a CDS encoding histidine kinase, with the protein MSLSQARIVAERGEEIEASRVREVLRAAGLAMPLVVLGAALAAAIALLTLQGARPHLGWTAPLAMAALVGASLAGLFIWSRLRSQLLLPLVRLEHSLSRVCQGEPGASDALDDAGVLAQVARDIRSLNEELTDLYEEMDNRVARQTMRLAQKTASLKILYDVAAGIHQAESVDELLLRFLRVLKEMINGRAATVRLVMPDGSRRLVGAIGLDDDLVREQDIGPVDLCLCGSVLTPGEILCGNDARYCSRIYGRRMFASSEMEVVTVPLEHRDELLGVYTVFVDRPGLKAREDILDLLATVGHHLGVAIAKLRSDADARRLSIVEERNSLAHELHDSLAQTLASLRFQCRMLTDSLRGSAISLEARNDLSRIRNGLDEAHTELRELLASFRAPLDRRGLVPALEKLTHRFGQETGAHVLFQNDCRPFELSASEELQILRIVQESLANIRKHSKAHTVRVMLARESNGQHVLLIEDDGVGFSTPAAGSNPGEHIGLTIMEERARRIGAELRIESEAGEGTRVEVIFDGNRRTTRQGSVAA; encoded by the coding sequence GTGAGCCTGAGTCAAGCGCGGATCGTCGCCGAGCGGGGCGAGGAGATCGAGGCGTCGCGGGTTCGCGAGGTCCTGCGCGCGGCCGGGCTCGCCATGCCCTTGGTCGTGCTCGGGGCGGCGCTTGCCGCGGCAATCGCATTGTTGACCCTGCAGGGTGCGCGGCCGCATCTGGGCTGGACGGCACCGCTCGCGATGGCCGCGCTCGTCGGCGCCTCGCTCGCCGGCCTGTTCATTTGGAGCCGGTTGCGTAGCCAACTGCTGCTGCCTCTGGTGCGCCTGGAACACTCGCTCTCGCGGGTCTGTCAAGGCGAGCCGGGCGCGAGCGATGCGTTGGACGATGCCGGTGTTCTGGCTCAGGTGGCGCGCGACATCCGCAGCCTCAACGAGGAGCTCACCGACCTCTACGAGGAGATGGACAACCGCGTCGCACGCCAGACCATGCGGCTGGCCCAGAAGACGGCCTCGCTGAAGATCCTCTACGACGTGGCTGCAGGCATCCATCAGGCCGAGAGTGTCGACGAGCTTTTGCTGCGCTTCCTACGGGTCTTGAAGGAAATGATCAACGGCCGGGCCGCCACCGTGCGTCTGGTCATGCCCGACGGCTCGCGGCGTTTGGTCGGGGCGATCGGTCTGGACGACGACCTGGTGCGCGAGCAGGACATCGGCCCGGTGGATCTGTGTCTGTGCGGGAGCGTCCTCACACCGGGCGAGATCCTCTGCGGGAACGACGCGCGCTATTGCTCCAGGATTTACGGCCGGCGGATGTTCGCCAGCAGCGAGATGGAGGTCGTCACCGTGCCGTTGGAGCATCGCGACGAGCTGCTCGGCGTCTACACCGTCTTCGTCGACCGGCCCGGGCTGAAGGCCCGCGAGGACATTCTGGATCTGCTCGCCACCGTGGGGCATCACCTCGGGGTCGCCATCGCCAAGCTGCGCTCGGACGCCGACGCGCGGCGCCTTTCGATCGTCGAGGAGCGCAACTCCTTGGCGCACGAGCTGCACGACTCGCTCGCCCAGACCCTGGCGAGCCTGCGCTTTCAGTGCCGCATGCTGACCGACTCGCTGCGCGGCAGTGCGATCTCGCTCGAGGCGCGCAATGATCTGAGCCGCATCCGCAACGGGCTCGACGAGGCCCACACCGAGCTGCGCGAGCTGCTGGCGAGCTTCCGTGCCCCTTTGGACCGACGCGGTCTGGTGCCGGCGCTCGAGAAACTCACCCACCGATTCGGCCAGGAGACAGGCGCACACGTGCTCTTTCAGAACGACTGTCGTCCGTTCGAGCTCTCGGCCAGCGAGGAGCTGCAGATCTTGCGGATTGTCCAGGAATCGCTGGCCAATATCCGCAAACATTCCAAGGCGCACACCGTGAGGGTGATGCTGGCTCGGGAGTCCAACGGCCAACATGTGTTGTTGATCGAGGACGACGGGGTCGGCTTCAGCACCCCGGCGGCGGGATCCAATCCCGGCGAGCACATCGGCCTGACCATCATGGAGGAGCGTGCGCGGCGTATCGGTGCGGAGCTGCGCATCGAGAGCGAGGCGGGGGAGGGTACGCGGGTGGAGGTCATCTTCGACGGCAATCGGCGCACCACGCGCCAAGGATCGGTGGCGGCCTGA
- a CDS encoding response regulator, with the protein MRVLLIDDHALFRFGLQELLERRGIQVVAAVGDTAMGLKRVAETLPDVVLLDMRMPQLDGLEMLRRLRAAHPTMPIAMLTTSAEERDVIESLQSGAQGYLLKDMEPDALIAALGEIVQGRTVVAPELAIVLAKAVQGEAAGTAAEGRIADLTPREHEILCHLAEGQSNKAIARRLNISDGTVKLHVKAILRKLDVHSRVEAAVIAVERGLCERRASRDLG; encoded by the coding sequence ATGCGCGTTCTGTTGATCGACGATCATGCCCTGTTCCGGTTCGGGCTTCAGGAGTTGTTGGAGCGCCGAGGCATCCAGGTGGTTGCGGCCGTGGGCGATACCGCGATGGGGCTGAAGCGGGTTGCCGAGACCCTGCCCGACGTGGTCTTGTTGGACATGCGCATGCCGCAGCTCGATGGCCTGGAGATGCTCCGCCGCTTGCGTGCGGCCCACCCGACCATGCCGATCGCGATGCTTACGACGAGCGCCGAGGAGCGCGACGTGATCGAGTCGCTGCAGAGCGGCGCGCAGGGTTATCTGCTCAAGGACATGGAGCCGGATGCGCTCATTGCGGCGCTGGGCGAGATCGTCCAAGGCCGTACGGTGGTGGCGCCCGAGCTGGCCATCGTCCTGGCCAAGGCCGTCCAAGGCGAGGCGGCGGGTACGGCGGCCGAGGGTCGGATCGCCGATCTGACGCCCCGCGAGCACGAGATCCTCTGTCATCTCGCCGAGGGTCAGAGCAACAAGGCGATCGCCCGTCGTCTGAATATTTCCGACGGGACGGTCAAACTCCATGTGAAGGCGATCCTGCGTAAGCTCGACGTGCACTCGCGCGTGGAGGCGGCCGTGATTGCAGTGGAGCGCGGTCTGTGCGAGCGCAGAGCGAGCCGCGATCTCGGATGA
- a CDS encoding rhodanese-like domain-containing protein → MKNFLELIKDCLSDVKEIMPWDLEERLAANPDLLLVDVREPDEFAAMHIDGSLNVPRGILESACEWDYEETVPELVRARDREVVVVCRSGYRSIMAAHAMNLLGYQEVSSLQTGLRGWKDYEQPLVDAAGESVDLDDADRYFTPRLRPEQMRPADR, encoded by the coding sequence ATGAAGAACTTTTTAGAGCTCATCAAAGACTGTTTGAGCGATGTGAAGGAGATCATGCCCTGGGATCTCGAGGAGCGGCTTGCGGCGAACCCGGATCTGCTGCTGGTGGATGTGCGCGAGCCGGACGAGTTCGCGGCGATGCATATCGATGGGTCGCTCAACGTCCCGCGCGGTATCCTTGAGTCCGCCTGCGAATGGGACTACGAGGAGACCGTCCCGGAGCTGGTGCGTGCGCGCGACCGGGAGGTCGTGGTGGTCTGTCGCTCCGGATACCGCAGCATCATGGCCGCCCATGCGATGAATCTGCTCGGCTACCAAGAGGTTTCCTCGCTGCAGACGGGCCTGCGCGGATGGAAGGATTACGAGCAACCGCTGGTCGACGCGGCAGGGGAATCGGTCGACCTGGACGACGCAGATCGCTATTTTACACCGCGCCTCAGACCGGAGCAGATGCGGCCGGCAGATCGATGA
- a CDS encoding UDP-2,3-diacylglucosamine diphosphatase: protein MPTEDVSVFVSDLHLSPDRPATVDLFIAFLAGRAREADQLYLLGDIFDAWIGDDDDGTPNAEVKAALAAVTASGVRCHLMHGNRDFLIGRAFCRETGCRLLRDPTLARFDGEPTLLMHGDLLCTDDVAYQRFRRRIRNPLVQRLFLWRSLAARRQVAADYRRKSGAATAEKALDIMDVNQETVAHYLRRYGAARLIHGHTHRPGDHRLQIDGREAVRSVLAEWHPDQGEMLVHGPSGWHREAVQSSVDNLYRL, encoded by the coding sequence GTGCCGACCGAAGACGTCAGCGTCTTCGTCTCCGACCTGCATCTGTCGCCGGATCGACCGGCGACGGTGGATCTCTTCATCGCCTTCCTCGCCGGGCGCGCCCGCGAGGCGGATCAACTCTATCTCCTGGGCGACATCTTCGACGCCTGGATCGGCGACGACGACGACGGCACGCCCAACGCCGAGGTGAAGGCCGCACTCGCCGCCGTCACGGCCTCCGGGGTCCGCTGTCATCTGATGCACGGCAACCGCGACTTCCTGATTGGTCGGGCCTTCTGCCGCGAGACCGGATGCCGGCTCCTGCGCGACCCGACCCTCGCCCGGTTCGACGGCGAGCCCACGCTGCTCATGCACGGCGATCTGCTCTGCACCGACGACGTCGCCTATCAGCGATTTCGGCGCCGCATCCGCAACCCGCTGGTGCAGCGCCTCTTCCTCTGGCGATCACTCGCGGCGCGTCGCCAGGTCGCCGCCGACTACCGCCGCAAAAGCGGAGCCGCGACCGCCGAGAAGGCCCTGGACATCATGGACGTCAACCAAGAGACGGTCGCACACTATCTGCGCCGTTACGGCGCCGCGCGCCTGATCCACGGGCACACCCATCGTCCGGGCGATCATCGCCTGCAGATCGACGGCCGAGAGGCCGTGCGCTCGGTGTTGGCCGAATGGCACCCGGATCAAGGCGAGATGCTGGTCCACGGACCCTCGGGTTGGCACCGAGAGGCCGTACAGTCTTCAGTCGACAACCTCTACAGGCTGTAG
- a CDS encoding peptidylprolyl isomerase has product MIKLTTTLGDILIQLDAEKAPKTCANFEQYVRDGHYDGTLFHRVIDGFMIQGGGMTPDFTPKPTRAPVENEAKNGLKNLNGTLAMARTMDPHSATSQFFINVADNGFLDYPGQDGWGYCVFGYVVEGMDVVNAIRGVQTGSRHGHQDVPVQDVVLEQAVVAD; this is encoded by the coding sequence ATGATCAAGCTCACCACCACCCTCGGCGACATCCTGATCCAGCTGGATGCCGAGAAGGCGCCCAAGACCTGCGCGAACTTCGAGCAGTACGTCCGCGACGGTCACTACGACGGAACGCTGTTTCACCGCGTCATCGACGGTTTCATGATCCAGGGCGGCGGCATGACGCCGGACTTCACGCCCAAGCCGACACGCGCTCCGGTGGAGAACGAGGCGAAGAACGGACTGAAGAACCTCAACGGCACGCTCGCCATGGCGCGCACCATGGACCCGCACTCGGCCACGTCGCAGTTCTTCATCAATGTCGCGGACAACGGCTTCCTGGATTATCCGGGGCAGGACGGCTGGGGATACTGTGTCTTCGGATACGTCGTCGAGGGGATGGATGTCGTGAACGCCATCCGCGGCGTTCAGACCGGCTCCCGTCACGGGCACCAGGACGTGCCGGTGCAGGATGTTGTCCTCGAGCAGGCGGTCGTCGCCGACTAA
- the cysS gene encoding cysteine--tRNA ligase, translating into MLQIHNSLTRRKEPFEPIEPGKVRMYVCGMTVYDYCHLGHARVMVVFDVVYRYLRALGYEVTYIRNITDIDDKIIRRAAEAGEPMQALTERFIQAMHEDSDALGILPPTDEPRATAHMDEILAMIGTLIEKGLAYVAENGDVYYAVARFAGYGKLSGKDPQDLRAGARVEIDEAKRDPLDFALWKSAKPGEPAWDSPWGPGRPGWHIECSAMSTCALGHHFDIHGGGADLQFPHHENEIAQSEGATGETFVNVWMHNGFVRVNEEKMSKSLGNFFTVREILERFRPEEVRYFILTSQYRSPLNYDDEHLEQARAALTRLYTALRGVPDVASETPDASVAAPFVERFHAAMDDDFNTPEALAVLFDLVREVNRIRADDPGAAAGPAAVLRRLGGVLGILQEDPELYLRGRADDGGLSDEEIENLVQARIAARAAKDWGEADRLRTLLTEAGIGLEDGPSGTAWRRGA; encoded by the coding sequence ATGTTGCAGATCCACAATAGCCTCACCCGCCGCAAAGAGCCCTTTGAGCCGATCGAGCCCGGCAAGGTGCGCATGTATGTCTGCGGCATGACCGTGTACGACTACTGCCATCTGGGTCATGCGCGCGTGATGGTGGTTTTCGATGTCGTCTATCGCTATCTGCGCGCGCTCGGGTACGAGGTGACCTATATCCGCAACATCACGGACATCGACGACAAGATCATCCGTCGCGCGGCCGAGGCCGGCGAGCCGATGCAGGCGCTCACCGAGCGCTTCATCCAGGCCATGCACGAGGATTCCGATGCGCTCGGGATCCTGCCTCCGACCGACGAGCCGCGCGCCACGGCGCACATGGACGAGATCCTCGCCATGATCGGCACCCTGATCGAGAAGGGGCTCGCCTATGTCGCCGAGAACGGCGATGTCTACTACGCGGTGGCGCGCTTTGCGGGCTACGGGAAGCTCTCGGGGAAGGATCCACAGGATCTGCGCGCGGGCGCTCGGGTCGAGATCGACGAGGCCAAGCGCGACCCGCTGGACTTCGCGCTCTGGAAGTCCGCCAAGCCGGGCGAGCCGGCCTGGGACTCGCCCTGGGGACCGGGACGGCCCGGCTGGCATATCGAGTGCTCGGCCATGAGCACCTGCGCACTGGGCCATCATTTCGACATCCACGGCGGCGGGGCGGATCTGCAGTTCCCGCATCACGAGAACGAGATCGCCCAGTCCGAAGGGGCCACCGGCGAGACCTTCGTGAACGTCTGGATGCACAACGGGTTCGTGCGCGTGAACGAAGAGAAGATGTCCAAGTCGCTCGGCAACTTCTTCACCGTGCGCGAGATCCTGGAGCGCTTCCGTCCCGAGGAGGTGCGCTATTTCATCCTGACCAGCCAGTATCGCAGCCCGCTGAACTACGACGACGAGCACCTCGAGCAGGCCCGTGCGGCGCTGACCCGACTCTACACGGCGTTGCGCGGCGTGCCGGATGTCGCGTCCGAGACGCCGGATGCGTCCGTTGCCGCGCCCTTCGTCGAGCGCTTTCATGCCGCGATGGACGACGACTTCAACACGCCCGAGGCGCTCGCGGTGTTGTTCGATCTGGTGCGCGAGGTCAACCGCATCCGAGCGGATGATCCCGGCGCTGCCGCCGGTCCGGCGGCCGTGCTGCGACGGCTCGGCGGCGTACTCGGCATCCTGCAGGAGGATCCGGAGCTCTATCTTCGTGGCCGGGCCGACGACGGGGGGCTGTCGGATGAAGAGATCGAGAACCTGGTTCAGGCGCGAATCGCCGCCCGCGCCGCCAAGGATTGGGGCGAGGCCGATCGGCTGCGCACGCTGCTGACGGAGGCGGGTATCGGTCTCGAGGACGGACCGAGCGGGACGGCTTGGCGGCGCGGGGCTTGA
- a CDS encoding fumarylacetoacetate hydrolase family protein — MKIARFLDTHCTVHYGIPIDAGHARRLGGHLYEGLTETADEIAVARWLAPIVPVNVYGIGLNYRAHAEETGAAIPANPVVFMKPTTAITDPGAPIILPNACEHGPEVDYEAELAVVIGRTAHDVPVASALDYVLGYTCANDISARRWQKEGGAGQWIRGKSFDSFCPLGPVLVTADEIPDPQALSVICTLNGERVQTGHTSDMIFTIAELIAFLSRDTRLLPGTVIITGTPPGVGFARTPPLFLSAGDRVVVEIETIGALENPVEQARSLA; from the coding sequence ATGAAGATCGCCCGCTTTCTCGACACCCACTGCACCGTCCACTACGGCATCCCGATCGACGCCGGGCATGCCCGCCGGCTCGGCGGTCACCTCTACGAGGGTCTGACCGAGACCGCCGACGAGATCGCGGTGGCGCGCTGGCTGGCGCCGATCGTCCCGGTCAACGTCTACGGCATCGGCCTGAACTATCGCGCCCATGCCGAGGAGACCGGGGCCGCCATCCCGGCCAACCCGGTCGTCTTCATGAAGCCCACCACGGCGATCACGGATCCGGGCGCGCCCATCATCCTGCCGAACGCCTGCGAGCACGGACCCGAGGTCGACTACGAGGCCGAGCTCGCCGTGGTCATCGGCCGCACCGCGCACGACGTCCCGGTGGCGTCCGCGCTCGATTACGTGCTGGGGTACACCTGCGCCAACGACATCTCCGCGCGACGCTGGCAGAAGGAAGGCGGCGCCGGCCAATGGATTCGCGGCAAGAGCTTCGATAGCTTCTGCCCGCTCGGGCCGGTCTTGGTCACCGCCGACGAGATCCCGGACCCGCAAGCGCTGAGCGTCATCTGCACGCTCAACGGCGAGCGCGTCCAGACCGGCCACACCAGCGACATGATCTTCACCATCGCCGAGCTGATCGCCTTCCTCAGCCGCGACACCAGGCTCTTGCCCGGCACGGTGATCATCACCGGCACCCCGCCCGGCGTCGGCTTCGCACGCACGCCGCCGCTGTTCCTGAGCGCGGGCGACCGGGTGGTGGTCGAGATCGAGACGATCGGGGCGCTGGAGAACCCTGTTGAGCAGGCGCGAAGCCTGGCCTGA
- the dnaX gene encoding DNA polymerase III subunit gamma/tau yields the protein MSYQVLARKWRPKSFDDLVGQSHVVRALSNALDRDQLHHAYLFTGTRGVGKTTLARILAKALNCEEGVSARPCGVCASCREIDGGRFVDLIEVDAASRTKVDQTRELLDNVPYAPARARYKVYLIDEVHMFSNHSFNALLKTLEEPPPHVKFLLATTDPQKVPVTVLSRCLQLNLRRLLPEEIRARLQHVLEAEGLEFQASALPLLARGADGSMRDGLSLLDQAIAFGGGRVEESGVRTMLGTLPGDLTLDLLDALAAGDGARVLTEVERVASLTPDFEELLRELITLLHRLALLQQVPETLAPDDPDAARLKALAGALPAEDLQLYYQVALTGQADLPLAPDPRAGFEMVLLRALAFRPGPHRDEPTRAPTRPAPLRETAPGGAANSPLSSPASSPVSSPVSMLRPVAEPRVAEPAPAQRAAAAVYAPTETPGAARAVVLTSHAEWLALVDRLELGGIASQIAHHCDLKGWADGQLSLGLDPAAEHLRSPGAEARLHAALEKTMGTAVKLDIQVARPQRETLAQRRERETGERRQAAVSAMEEDPVARAMQDELDASWIAGSIEPTD from the coding sequence ATGTCCTACCAGGTGCTCGCCCGCAAATGGCGCCCCAAGAGCTTCGATGATCTGGTCGGACAATCGCATGTCGTCCGCGCACTCTCCAACGCGCTCGATCGCGACCAGCTCCATCATGCCTATCTCTTTACCGGCACCCGCGGTGTCGGCAAGACCACGCTTGCCCGCATCCTCGCCAAGGCGCTGAACTGCGAGGAGGGTGTGAGTGCGCGCCCCTGCGGGGTCTGCGCGTCCTGTCGTGAGATCGACGGCGGGCGTTTCGTCGATCTGATCGAGGTGGATGCCGCCTCGCGCACCAAGGTCGACCAGACCCGCGAGCTTCTGGACAACGTCCCCTATGCCCCGGCCCGTGCACGCTATAAGGTCTATCTGATCGACGAGGTGCACATGTTCTCCAACCACAGCTTCAACGCCTTGTTGAAGACCTTGGAGGAGCCGCCGCCGCATGTGAAGTTCCTGCTCGCGACCACCGACCCGCAAAAGGTTCCGGTCACGGTGCTCTCGCGCTGTCTGCAGTTGAATCTGCGCCGTCTCTTGCCCGAGGAGATCCGTGCCCGGCTCCAGCATGTCCTGGAGGCCGAGGGACTTGAGTTTCAGGCCTCCGCGCTGCCCTTGCTGGCCCGCGGTGCCGACGGCAGCATGCGCGACGGCTTGAGTCTGCTCGATCAGGCGATCGCCTTCGGCGGCGGGCGGGTCGAGGAGTCGGGCGTGCGCACCATGCTCGGGACCCTGCCGGGTGATCTGACGCTGGATCTGCTCGACGCGTTGGCGGCGGGCGACGGCGCGCGCGTGCTGACCGAGGTCGAGCGCGTGGCCTCCCTCACGCCGGATTTCGAAGAGCTGCTGCGCGAGCTGATCACGCTGCTGCACCGCTTGGCACTGCTTCAGCAGGTGCCCGAGACACTGGCCCCGGACGATCCGGATGCCGCGCGTCTGAAGGCGCTGGCAGGCGCGCTCCCGGCCGAGGACCTACAGCTTTATTATCAGGTGGCGCTGACCGGGCAAGCCGACCTGCCGCTCGCCCCCGATCCGCGCGCCGGTTTCGAGATGGTCCTGCTGCGCGCCCTGGCGTTTCGGCCGGGTCCGCATCGGGACGAACCCACGCGAGCGCCGACGCGCCCCGCGCCCCTGCGCGAGACCGCGCCCGGCGGTGCGGCCAACTCGCCACTGTCCTCGCCAGCGTCCTCGCCAGTATCCTCACCGGTATCGATGCTCCGGCCGGTTGCCGAGCCGCGCGTCGCCGAGCCTGCGCCGGCGCAGCGTGCGGCTGCCGCAGTCTACGCGCCGACCGAGACTCCGGGCGCCGCGCGTGCAGTCGTGCTCACCTCGCACGCGGAATGGCTCGCGCTCGTGGATCGTCTGGAGCTGGGCGGGATCGCGAGCCAGATCGCCCATCATTGCGATCTGAAAGGCTGGGCGGACGGGCAACTCTCGCTCGGCTTGGATCCGGCCGCCGAGCATCTGCGCTCCCCGGGTGCGGAAGCGCGCCTGCACGCCGCGCTGGAAAAGACCATGGGGACGGCGGTTAAGCTCGACATCCAGGTCGCCCGGCCGCAGCGCGAGACCCTGGCCCAGCGACGCGAGCGCGAGACCGGCGAGCGTCGTCAGGCGGCGGTCTCCGCGATGGAGGAGGACCCGGTTGCGCGCGCGATGCAGGACGAACTCGACGCGAGCTGGATCGCCGGGAGTATCGAGCCGACCGATTGA
- a CDS encoding YbaB/EbfC family nucleoid-associated protein produces MKGGIGNLLKQAQKMQEDMKLAQERLALEEVVGESGGGMVKVTMNGRYQVSRVEIDPGVMGDDKEMLEDLITAAVNGASQRVAEKAKENMAELTAGLPLPPGMKLPF; encoded by the coding sequence ATGAAAGGTGGAATCGGTAACCTGCTCAAGCAAGCGCAGAAGATGCAGGAAGACATGAAGCTGGCCCAAGAGCGGCTCGCCCTGGAAGAGGTCGTCGGCGAGTCCGGCGGCGGTATGGTCAAGGTGACCATGAACGGCCGCTATCAGGTCAGTCGGGTGGAGATCGACCCCGGCGTGATGGGCGACGACAAGGAGATGCTCGAGGATCTCATCACCGCCGCCGTCAACGGTGCAAGCCAGCGCGTGGCCGAGAAGGCGAAGGAGAACATGGCGGAGCTGACCGCCGGGTTGCCCTTGCCGCCCGGGATGAAGCTGCCCTTCTAG
- the recR gene encoding recombination mediator RecR, translating to MSERPLLGQLIDALRCLPGVGPKSAQRIAFHLLERDREGGARLARIMADAMTRIRRCRRCRTLTEQELCALCTNPHRDAGLVCVVEQPSEILAIEQATDFRGLYFVLGGRLSPLDGIGPEELGLDLLDARLSGGEVREVILAISPTVEGSATAHFIAESADRHGVSATRIAHGVPLGGELEYLDGGTLALAFNGRRRL from the coding sequence GTGTCCGAGCGCCCGCTTCTCGGTCAGTTGATCGATGCCCTGCGGTGCCTGCCCGGCGTCGGGCCCAAGTCGGCGCAGCGCATCGCCTTCCATCTGCTCGAGCGCGATCGCGAGGGCGGTGCCCGCTTGGCGCGGATCATGGCCGATGCCATGACCCGGATCCGGCGTTGTCGCCGCTGCCGGACCCTGACCGAGCAAGAGCTGTGCGCGCTCTGCACCAACCCGCATCGCGACGCCGGGCTCGTGTGCGTGGTCGAGCAGCCGTCCGAGATCCTGGCGATCGAGCAGGCGACGGACTTTCGCGGACTCTATTTCGTGCTCGGCGGGCGGCTCTCGCCGCTCGACGGGATCGGCCCGGAGGAGCTGGGCCTGGACCTGCTCGACGCGCGTCTATCGGGCGGGGAGGTGCGCGAGGTGATCCTCGCCATCAGCCCGACCGTGGAGGGGAGTGCGACAGCGCACTTCATCGCCGAGTCCGCCGATCGGCACGGGGTCAGCGCGACCCGCATCGCCCACGGTGTTCCGCTGGGCGGAGAGCTCGAATATCTGGACGGCGGCACGCTGGCGTTGGCCTTCAACGGTCGGCGCCGACTCTGA
- a CDS encoding histidine triad nucleotide-binding protein, with translation MSDTIFGKIASGEVSADIVYEDDDLVAFRDLHPQAPTHILVIPRKPIPTLNAVQPEDAELIGKLFLAAAKIAEQEGIAASGYRTLINCNAGAGQTVYHLHLHILGGRPMQWPPG, from the coding sequence ATGTCTGATACCATTTTCGGCAAGATCGCCTCAGGCGAAGTCTCGGCCGACATCGTCTATGAAGACGACGACCTGGTCGCTTTCCGAGACCTTCACCCGCAAGCGCCGACACATATCCTGGTGATCCCGCGCAAGCCGATCCCAACCCTGAACGCGGTGCAGCCCGAGGACGCCGAGCTGATCGGCAAGCTGTTCCTGGCCGCGGCCAAGATCGCCGAGCAGGAGGGGATCGCCGCCAGCGGCTACCGGACCTTGATCAACTGCAACGCGGGCGCCGGGCAGACGGTGTATCACCTGCACCTGCACATCCTGGGCGGGCGTCCCATGCAGTGGCCGCCGGGCTGA
- the minC gene encoding septum site-determining protein MinC — protein MAGYQRTSVGDRPAVFELKAAGFTLPIIRLLEADIEAVAAELGARVEQAPEFFRNTPVVIDLSAFPEGGGEVEFPLLVGLLRGYGMIPFGVRGGNKAQNEAAEAMELAILGEHETRATRAERSVAPEEPAPSAPAAAAPSVQQAEPAPTPRAGAGAAFTLVTRPVRSGQRVYAAGGDLSIIAAVSSGAELMADGNIHVYGPLRGRALAGMKGNTDARIFCQDLQAELVSVAGHYRVSENIPMELRGVPVQIYLDQKILRIEKL, from the coding sequence ATGGCAGGGTATCAACGCACGTCTGTCGGGGATCGCCCCGCCGTCTTCGAGCTCAAGGCGGCCGGTTTCACGCTGCCGATCATTCGTCTGCTCGAGGCCGACATCGAGGCGGTCGCCGCCGAACTCGGTGCCCGGGTCGAGCAGGCGCCGGAGTTTTTTCGCAATACGCCCGTCGTGATCGATCTGAGCGCCTTTCCCGAAGGGGGTGGCGAGGTCGAGTTTCCGCTCTTGGTCGGCCTGCTGCGCGGCTACGGGATGATTCCCTTCGGCGTACGTGGCGGCAACAAGGCCCAGAACGAGGCCGCGGAGGCGATGGAGCTGGCGATCCTCGGCGAGCACGAGACCCGTGCGACCCGCGCCGAGCGCAGCGTCGCGCCCGAGGAGCCCGCGCCGAGCGCGCCCGCCGCGGCTGCTCCGTCGGTGCAGCAGGCCGAGCCCGCGCCAACGCCGCGTGCAGGCGCCGGTGCAGCCTTCACCCTGGTGACCCGCCCGGTGCGCTCCGGGCAACGGGTCTACGCCGCCGGTGGGGATCTGTCCATCATCGCCGCGGTAAGCTCGGGTGCCGAGCTGATGGCCGACGGCAATATCCATGTCTACGGCCCGCTGCGCGGTCGTGCACTGGCCGGCATGAAAGGCAACACGGATGCGCGGATCTTTTGCCAGGATCTCCAGGCCGAGCTGGTCTCGGTTGCGGGGCATTACCGGGTGAGCGAGAACATCCCGATGGAATTGCGCGGCGTTCCCGTCCAGATCTATTTGGACCAGAAGATTCTCAGGATCGAAAAACTTTGA